From the genome of Malus sylvestris chromosome 6, drMalSylv7.2, whole genome shotgun sequence, one region includes:
- the LOC126626990 gene encoding probable serine/threonine-protein kinase PBL19 yields MKCFFPFKEKRKSKKEVSQSAPELRNKSNPSNPALDRATKSSSSLPSPKSIPELYKEREHNLRVFSFQELREATNGFSRSLKLGEGGFGRVYKAAIRPSDGGTGSPIWVAIKKLNPHSLQGHKQWLAEVQFLGVVNHPNLVKLLGYCCLDGERGIQRLLVYEFMPNRSLEDHLFNRALPALPWMTRLKIMLGAAQGLAYLHKGLEVQVIYRDFKSSNVLLDEEFRPKLSDFGLAREGPTGDRSHVSTSVVGTYGYAAPEYLKTGHLSISCDLWSFGVVLYEILTGRRVLDKNRPISEQKLLYWVRQFPADSKRFSMVIDPLLRDQYSLTAAQNVAKLADSCLNNNSKDRPTMSQVVEVLEQALRDSQGSTNSFKRSFEVSTSKLAKRKPK; encoded by the exons ATGAAGTGTTTCTTTCCCTTCAAGGAAAAACGCAAGAGCAAAAAAGAAGTATCGCAATCCGCTCCAGAATTGAGAAACAAAAGCAATCCAAGCAATCCGGCTTTGGATCGCGCGACAAAATCTTCGAGTTCATTGCCATCTCCAAAGAGCATACCAGAATTGTACAAAGAAAGGGAGCATAATTTAAGAGTTTTCTCCTTCCAAGAGCTGAGGGAAGCAACAAATGGTTTCAGCAGGTCGCTTAAGCTCGGGGAAGGAGGTTTTGGGAGGGTTTATAAAGCAGCAATCAGGCCTTCCGATGGAGGAACGGGCAGTCCGATTTGGGTTGCCATCAAGAAGTTAAACCCTCATAGTTTACag GGTCATAAGCAATGGCTTGCAGAAGTTCAATTTCTTGGCGTCGTAAATCACCCGAATTTGGTAAAACTTCTAGGGTACTGTTGTTTAGATGGAGAGAGAGGGATACAAAGGCTGTTGGTGTATGAATTTATGCCTAATAGAAGCTTAGAAGATCATCTTTTCAACAGGGCTTTGCCTGCATTGCCTTGGATGACAAGATTAAAGATAATGCTTGGTGCTGCTCAAGGATTGGCTTATCTACACAAGGGACTCGAAGTCCAG GTAATATATCGAgatttcaaatcttcaaatgtGCTATTGGATGAGGAATTCAGGCCAAAGCTCTCAGACTTCGGGCTTGCTAGAGAAGGACCAACGGGTGACCGTTCTCATGTATCAACCTCG GTGGTGGGGACTTATGGATACGCAGCCCCAGAATATTTAAAAACAGGCCATCTTTCAATCAGTTGTGACTTATGGAGTTTTGGTGTGGTACTGTACGAGATCCTAACAGGCAGGCGTGTCTTAGACAAGAACCGCCCCATATCAGAACAAAAGCTTCTTTACTGGGTTAGACAGTTCCCTGCAGACAGTAAAAGGTTCAGCATGGTAATAGATCCCCTACTAAGAGACCAGTATTCTCTTACTGCAGCTCAGAATGTTGCCAAGTTGGCCGATAGCTGTCTGAACAATAACTCAAAGGACCGGCCAACCATGAGTCAGGTGGTAGAGGTGTTGGAGCAAGCTCTACGAGATTCACAAGGGAGCACCAATTCTTTTAAGAGAAGTTTTGAGGTCTCTACATCTAAATTGGCGAAGCGGAAACCCAAGTAG
- the LOC126625408 gene encoding uncharacterized protein LOC126625408 — MNALPTKVNLKNRRVLTEDICGLCDKEPKPVKHTLLQCPRLAAIWFGSPLGIRMFPRIEEDFGGWLINMAKTVTKDSFELLLVLVWSIWKVSNEFIWKGVDASPLDVQLKSQTWPTEFKKWNEVQPHSEMDCVQKWTHPEFSWITCNFDAAWDENGGFMAAMVLWETGVSSAMHAEAIVARAAAILLGIGVRNKFS; from the exons ATGAATGCATTGCCAACGaaggtgaatttgaagaatAGACGGGTTCTTACGGAGGATATATGTGGGCTCTGTGATAAAGAGCCAAAGCCAGTTAAACACACTTTGTTACAGTGCCCACGATTAGCTGCAATTTGGTTTGGTAGTCCATTGGGAATTCGTATGTTTCCGAGGATAGAGGAGGActttggtggatggttgatcaaTATGGCAAAAACAGTAACTAAGGACAGTTTTGAGTTGCTTCTTGTGTTGGTGTGGAGCATTTGGAAGGTCAGTAACGAGTTTATTTGGAAAGGTGTGGATGCATCACCATTGGACGTGCAACTTAAATCCCAAACGTGGCCGACGGAATTCAAGAAATGGAATGAGGTTCAACCACACTCAGAAATGGATTGTGTTCAGAAGTGGACACATCCGGAATTTAGTTGGATAACGTGTAACTTTGATGCGGCTTGGGATGAGAATG GAGGTTTCATGGCTGCAATGGTGTTATGGGAGACTGGTGTCAGCTCGGCCATGCATGCAGAGGCTATTGTTGCACGGGCAGCAGCTATTTTGCTTGGCATTGGCGTGAGGAACAAGTTCAGCTAG